The following are from one region of the Banduia mediterranea genome:
- a CDS encoding ethanolamine ammonia-lyase subunit EutB gives MAQYHASFGHSGYHFASLAAVMACASPRRSGDELAGIAADSEAQRVAARRVLADLPLSTFLHEALIAYEDDEVTRLIIDRHDAAAFAPVASMTVGEFRDWLLSYAADSASLTALAPGLTPEMVAAASKLMRNQDLIAVGAKCRVITGMRTTLGLPGRLGSRLQPNHPTDDPMGIAASTLDGLLFGMGDAVIGINPASDDPTECIRLLEMLDALRQRFEIPMQSCVLAHLSTSIQAIERGAPLDLAFQSIAGSEKANRGFGVDLALLREGLDAARSLARGTVGDNVMYFETGQGSALSADAHHGVDQQTLEVRAYAVAREFRPLLVNTVVGFIGPEYLYDAKQIIRAGLEDHCCGKLLGLPMGVDVCYTNHAEADQDDMDTLAVLLGAAGVNFLIAVPGADDIMLGYQSLSFHDVLGLRHLLKLRPAPEFEAWLARMGMLDAQGRLAPPPASAMAVRALLAPEPGR, from the coding sequence ATGGCGCAATACCATGCAAGCTTCGGCCACAGCGGATATCACTTCGCCTCGCTGGCGGCGGTGATGGCCTGCGCCTCGCCGCGCCGTTCCGGCGACGAACTGGCCGGCATCGCTGCGGATAGCGAGGCGCAACGTGTGGCGGCGCGGCGCGTTCTGGCCGATCTGCCCTTGAGCACGTTCCTGCATGAAGCCCTGATCGCCTACGAGGACGACGAAGTCACGCGACTGATCATCGACCGTCATGATGCGGCTGCGTTCGCGCCGGTGGCGTCGATGACGGTCGGCGAATTCCGTGACTGGCTGTTGTCCTATGCTGCGGACAGCGCGAGCTTGACAGCGCTGGCGCCGGGCCTGACGCCCGAGATGGTGGCAGCGGCGTCCAAGCTGATGCGCAATCAGGATCTGATCGCGGTCGGCGCGAAGTGTCGCGTCATCACCGGCATGCGCACCACGCTCGGTCTGCCGGGCCGTCTCGGTTCGAGACTGCAGCCCAATCATCCGACCGACGATCCGATGGGCATCGCCGCCTCCACGCTCGACGGCCTGCTGTTCGGCATGGGCGACGCGGTGATCGGGATCAATCCGGCGTCCGACGATCCGACGGAATGTATCCGCCTGCTGGAGATGCTGGACGCGCTGCGGCAACGCTTCGAGATCCCGATGCAGTCCTGCGTGCTCGCGCACCTCAGCACCTCGATACAGGCGATCGAGCGCGGCGCGCCGCTGGACCTGGCGTTTCAGTCGATCGCCGGCAGCGAAAAGGCCAATCGCGGATTCGGTGTCGACCTCGCGCTGTTGCGCGAAGGCCTGGACGCGGCACGCTCTCTGGCGCGCGGCACGGTCGGCGACAATGTCATGTACTTCGAAACCGGCCAGGGCAGCGCGCTGTCGGCCGACGCGCACCACGGTGTCGACCAGCAGACCCTGGAGGTGCGGGCCTATGCCGTGGCGCGCGAGTTCCGCCCGCTGCTGGTCAACACCGTGGTCGGCTTCATCGGGCCGGAATATCTCTATGACGCCAAGCAGATCATTCGCGCCGGCCTGGAGGATCACTGCTGCGGCAAGCTGCTGGGCCTGCCGATGGGCGTGGACGTCTGCTACACCAATCACGCCGAGGCCGACCAGGACGACATGGATACGCTGGCCGTGCTGCTGGGCGCGGCCGGCGTCAACTTCCTGATCGCCGTGCCGGGCGCTGACGACATCATGCTCGGCTACCAAAGCCTGTCGTTCCACGATGTGCTGGGCCTGCGTCATCTGCTGAAGCTGCGGCCGGCACCGGAATTCGAAGCCTGGCTGGCGCGCATGGGCATGCTGGATGCGCAGGGGCGGCTGGCACCGCCGCCAGCGTCCGCCATGGCGGTCCGCGCGCTGCTGGCGCCGGAGCCCGGGCGATGA
- the eutC gene encoding ethanolamine ammonia-lyase subunit EutC, with protein MSEPVPDPYARLRAATRARIGLGRAGDALPTSALLDFQAAHSAARDAVHGVVDFDALERELAPRASLRLRSQADDRTTYLRRPDRGRRVLPGDLARLETHRGDWDLLIVVADGLSAAAVQTHAVPLIEALTSRLGGLRLAPVVFAEQARVAIGDELGETLGAELVAVLIGERPGLSVADSLGVYLSWRPRIGCPDSLRNCVSNIHGHGLSYAQAADTLVWLIHEARRRRLTGVTLKLDRQTERSLENGRREAADPES; from the coding sequence ATGAGCGAACCGGTCCCCGATCCGTACGCACGGTTGCGCGCCGCGACCCGGGCGCGCATCGGTCTCGGCCGTGCCGGTGATGCCTTGCCGACTTCGGCGCTGTTGGATTTTCAGGCCGCGCACAGTGCTGCGCGTGACGCCGTCCACGGCGTGGTGGACTTCGATGCCCTGGAGCGCGAACTTGCGCCCAGGGCCAGCCTCAGGCTGCGTTCGCAGGCGGACGATCGCACGACGTATCTGCGCCGGCCGGATCGGGGCCGGCGCGTGCTGCCCGGCGATCTGGCGCGGCTGGAGACGCATCGCGGCGACTGGGATCTGCTGATCGTGGTGGCCGATGGCCTGTCGGCCGCGGCCGTGCAGACGCATGCGGTGCCGCTGATCGAGGCGCTGACATCGCGCCTGGGCGGTCTGCGCCTGGCGCCTGTGGTCTTCGCCGAACAGGCGCGCGTCGCAATCGGTGACGAGCTTGGCGAGACTCTGGGTGCCGAGCTCGTCGCCGTACTGATCGGCGAGCGTCCCGGCCTGTCGGTGGCGGACAGTCTCGGTGTCTATCTCAGCTGGCGCCCGCGTATCGGCTGCCCGGACTCGCTGCGCAACTGCGTTTCCAATATTCACGGTCACGGACTGTCGTACGCGCAGGCCGCGGACACGCTGGTATGGCTGATTCACGAGGCACGTCGGCGTCGTCTCACTGGCGTGACGCTCAAGCTCGATCGTCAAACGGAGCGATCGCTCGAAAACGGTCGTCGCGAAGCTGCCGACCCCGAGTCCTGA
- a CDS encoding phosphatase PAP2 family protein, with the protein MNMNLSTVQIAGAITNFGNAAVLLLLSALIAAWLQWSSGRRASLLWCGAVLLCTGMTAVLKTYFAACPVSSWQMLSPSGHSSFSTLVYGGAALSLAAGPDRRRWQRLLLLGLALAWALAISWSRVAIHAHSGPEVMLGLLIGGASLLVYGVLDTTDSRRRFPPLLGVGLAMLMLFLVSQERGFNLESLFQNLAHWINQRTPLCPSVQP; encoded by the coding sequence ATGAACATGAATCTTTCGACTGTCCAGATCGCCGGCGCGATTACCAACTTCGGCAACGCCGCGGTGCTGCTCCTGCTGTCCGCGTTGATCGCCGCCTGGCTGCAGTGGTCCAGCGGCCGCCGCGCCAGCCTGCTGTGGTGCGGCGCGGTGCTGCTCTGCACCGGCATGACCGCGGTGCTCAAGACCTATTTCGCGGCCTGCCCGGTGAGCAGCTGGCAGATGCTCAGCCCCAGCGGGCACTCCAGCTTCAGCACCCTGGTCTACGGCGGCGCGGCATTGAGCCTGGCTGCGGGTCCGGACCGGCGGCGCTGGCAACGCCTGCTGCTGCTGGGCCTGGCACTGGCCTGGGCACTGGCAATCAGCTGGTCACGCGTGGCGATCCACGCGCATAGCGGTCCCGAGGTCATGCTGGGCCTGCTGATCGGCGGCGCCAGTCTGCTCGTCTACGGCGTACTCGACACCACGGACTCGCGGCGACGCTTCCCGCCGTTGCTGGGTGTGGGCCTGGCCATGCTGATGCTGTTTCTGGTCTCGCAGGAACGCGGCTTCAACCTGGAAAGTCTGTTCCAGAACCTGGCGCACTGGATCAATCAGCGCACACCGCTATGTCCCAGCGTTCAGCCATAG
- a CDS encoding phosphatase PAP2 family protein, protein MSETATRLLIAACLPLVVSWMVWLWAGHLRRRGRFSGAPGYGHAFSERLQSLRFDATAMDVSALGSSTLVWFFTPLFAALFWLAGDIRAASCLLIGSVVGAGLGDRLKRLTNRTRPELSKYAYFGSSFPSSHTLMATGLYGTAALLFVRVQVWPSVEWLLVAAAALIIGAVGVSRVVLRVHYLSDVVAGLIVGLSIVAAVGLLYG, encoded by the coding sequence TGATTGCCGCCTGTCTGCCCTTGGTGGTGTCATGGATGGTCTGGCTGTGGGCGGGACATTTGCGTCGTCGCGGTCGCTTCAGCGGTGCGCCAGGTTACGGGCATGCGTTTTCCGAGCGTCTGCAGTCGCTGCGTTTCGATGCCACGGCGATGGACGTTTCGGCGTTGGGTTCATCGACGCTGGTGTGGTTTTTCACGCCGCTGTTCGCGGCACTGTTCTGGCTGGCCGGTGACATTCGCGCGGCCTCGTGCTTGCTGATTGGCTCCGTGGTTGGCGCGGGACTAGGGGACCGCCTCAAGCGTCTGACCAATCGCACACGGCCGGAGCTGAGCAAGTACGCCTATTTTGGCTCCTCGTTTCCGAGCAGCCACACCCTGATGGCGACGGGCCTGTACGGCACTGCGGCGCTGTTGTTCGTTCGCGTGCAGGTCTGGCCGTCGGTGGAGTGGTTGCTGGTGGCGGCGGCGGCCCTGATCATCGGCGCCGTGGGGGTGTCACGCGTGGTGTTGCGTGTGCACTACCTGTCGGACGTGGTAGCCGGGCTGATCGTGGGCCTGTCGATCGTTGCTGCCGTGGGCCTGCTCTATGGCTGA